From the Nodularia sp. NIES-3585 genome, one window contains:
- a CDS encoding YkgJ family cysteine cluster protein, with protein sequence MANWQCVKQCGACCNLDPAERPDLEEYLSPAELAQYLSMVGEDGWCINFDHSSRECSIYPNRPRFCRVEPETFQDMYGVEPEELDDFAIDCCREQIEGVYGDRSLEILRFNKAIGF encoded by the coding sequence ATGGCAAACTGGCAATGTGTTAAACAATGTGGGGCTTGTTGTAATCTTGACCCCGCAGAACGTCCAGATTTAGAAGAGTATCTCTCACCAGCCGAATTGGCACAATACCTGAGTATGGTTGGCGAAGATGGATGGTGCATTAATTTCGATCATAGCAGCCGAGAATGCAGTATCTACCCAAATCGCCCACGTTTCTGCCGTGTAGAACCAGAGACATTTCAAGATATGTATGGAGTTGAGCCAGAAGAACTCGATGATTTTGCTATTGACTGCTGTCGTGAGCAAATAGAGGGAGTTTATGGCGATCGCAGTTTGGAAATACTCCGCTTTAA
- the psb30 gene encoding photosystem II reaction center protein Ycf12/Psb30, with product MFDTLSNLNWEVIFQLVSVGLIIIAGPVVIFVLAFRNGNM from the coding sequence ATGTTTGACACTTTAAGCAATCTTAATTGGGAAGTTATATTCCAGCTAGTTTCCGTGGGACTAATCATCATTGCTGGCCCAGTAGTAATATTTGTACTGGCGTTTCGCAACGGCAATATGTAA